A region of the Sinorhizobium arboris LMG 14919 genome:
TCTTCTACACCGTGAAGAAGGGCGACAATCTCTGGAAGATCGCCGAGGCGCATTACGGCAAGGGCAAGGGCGCCAAGCACACCGCGATCTTCGAGGCCAACAAGCCCATGCTCAGCCATCCCGACAAGATCTATCCGGGGCAGGTGCTGCGCATCCCGGAACTGGATGCCGGGTGAACGGAAGTCGGTTTCGGGTCGATCCCGGCCCCGGCCAGCGCTATATCCCGGTCGACTCCCGTCAGATCTGCTGACGGGAGGCACTTTGGTCGATACTGCACGACAGGATGCGCGCAAATGCTGGTGCTGCCGAAAGGGGTAAGACACATTCCCGGTTTCCTCGACCGTTCCCGCCAGGAGGAATTGGTCGAGGCTGTCCGCGCCGTTGTCGCGGAGGCGCCGCTCGTCGCGCCAGCGATGCCTAAGACCGGCAAGCCAATGTCCGTGCGCATGACCAATTGCGGTGCGCTCGGCTGGGTTACCGACCGCGATCGCGGCTACCGCTACCAGTCGGTGCATCCGGTCACCGGCAAGCCCTGGCCGCCGATACCCGGCATGCTGCAGGACATCTGGAATGCCGTGGCGGCGAGCGAAAAGCTGCCCGAGGCGTGCCTGGTCAACTTCTATTCCGCGGAGGCACGCATGGGCCTCCACCAGGATCGGGACGAGCGTGACCTGGAGACCGCCGTCGTTTCTATCTCTCTCGGCGACAGCTGCCTCTTCCGGGTCGGCGGCCGCACGCGCGGCGGACAGACCGTGTCGTTCAAGCTCGAAAGCGGCGACGTGGTCGTGCTCGGCGGCGAAGGGCGCCTCGCCTTCCATGGCGTCGACCGCATCTATCCCAATACCTCGACGCTCCTGAAGAGCGGCGGCCGGCTCAATCTGACGCTGCGTCGCGTCAATCCTTGATGTCGCGCGATCTCCGCAAGGACCCCTCCCGAACGCCTGCGGCCACAAAGGGGAGGGGTACGGTGCTTGGCGGCGACCGTCTGCCCTTCCACCCGTGGGGAGCGGCTGGGAAGGGCCTTATCGACCAAAGACGATAAACTTGTTCAAAGCTTCCGGAGTGCCACCGTCTGCGTCAGATGGTTGGGGCCTTTCTGCAGGATGAGATCGGCGCGCGGCCGCGTCGGCAGGATATTCTGGTGCAGGTTCTTGAGGTTGATATTGTGCCAGAGGCCCTCGGCGATCGCGCGCGCCGCATCCTCGCTGATCGTCGCATAGCGATGGAAGAAGGATTGCGGGTTCTGGAACGCAGTTTCGCGCAGTCGCATGAAGCGGTTTACGTACCAGCTATGGATCAGGCTCTCTTCGGCGTCGATATAGATCGAGAAGTCGAAGAAATCGGAGACCATCGGCACGATCTTGCCGTCGGCAGGCAGATCGCGCGACTGCAGCACGTTTATCCCCTCGAAAATCAGGATGTCCGGCCGGTCGATCACTTGGAACTGGTCGGGGATCACGTCATAGGTCAGGTGCGAATAGGTCGGAGCCTTGACGTTCGGCCGGCCGGCCTTGATTGCCGAGAGGAATCTGAGCAGAGCACCGATATCGTAGCTCTCGGGAAATCCCTTGCGATCCATCAGGTTTTCCCGCTGGAGAACCGCATTCGGATAGAGGAAGCCGTCGGTTGTGACGAGGTCGACCTTCGGGCTCGAGGGCCAGCGCGCGAGAAGCTCGGCAAGGATGCGCGCCGTCGTCGACTTGCCAACGGCGACCGAGCCCGCAACGCCGATGACGAAAGGCGTCTTGGTCTCGTTCGACATGCTGAGGAAACGCGCTCGCTGCCTGAAGAGGATCTGTGACGCCTCCACATGGGCCGAGAGGAGCCGCGAAAGCGACAGATAGATGCGGCGCACCTCGTCGAGATCGACCGGATCGTTGAGCGAGCGCAGGCGCTGCACCTCCCCGGCCGTCAAGGTCAGCGGCGTATCGGCGCGAAAGCGCGACCATTCCTCCGCGGAGAAGACGTGATAGGGCGAAAATTCACCCCCTTGGAGATTGCCCGGAATGTCGGCCGGTTCGATGTCTTTCGCGGCGATGCTCATGGATTCTGCCGGTTCGCCTTTTCCTGCAGGCCGGATTGGCTCGTCCGCCTGGCCAGTTCGCTCATCACATCCTGTAACGGGACGGCGGCGATATTCAATACGACCATAAGATGATAGAGGAGATCGGCACTCTCATCGACCAGATTCTTCCGGTCTTGGCCGATCGCGGCGATGACCGTTTCCACCGCTTCCTCGCCGAGCTTCTTGGCCGCCTTCGTCTGCCCGCCCGCCACCAGCCTGGCTGTCCAGGATTCCTCCGGGGCCGCCCGGGCACGGGTCGCCACAATCTTCTCCAGGTCGGAGAGGGTGAACTCGGTCATGTCAGATCCTTTTCGTTGACGGCCGCGCCTCAATCGAGACGCATGGCGATGCCGTGCTCGGCCATGTGGCGCTTTGCCTCGCCGATGCTGTAGGTCCCGAAGTGGAAGATTGACGCGGCGAGCACGGCGGTCGCATGGCCGTCGCGGATGCCCTCGACCATATGGTCCAGCGTGCCGACCCCGCCGGAGGCGATGACGGGAGCGCGAACCGCATCGGCAATCGCCCGTGTCAGGCTGATGTCGTAGCCGCTCTTCGTTCCGTCGCGGTCCATCGAGGTCAGAAGAATCTCGCCGGCGCCGAGGTCGACGACCTTGCGCGCAAATCCGATCGCGTCGATCCCTGTCGCCTGCCGCCCGCCATGGGTGAAGATTTCCCAGCGGTCCGCCTCTCCCGGCGTCGAGACTTTCTTCGCGTCGATGGCGACGACGATGCACTGGTCGCCGAACTTGTCGGCGGCCTCGGCGACGAATTCCGGATTCTTAACCGCCGCCGTGTTGATGGACACCTTGTCGGCGCCGGCAAGCAGGAGCTTGCGGATGTCGGAGACCTGGCGCACGCCGCCGCCGACGGTGAGCGGCATGAAGCATTGCTCGGCGGTGCGGGCGACGACGTCGAAGATCGTATCGCGATTGTCGGAGGAAGCGGTGATGTCGAGGAAACAGAGCTCGTCTGCGCCGGCCGCGTCATAGGCGCGTGCCGCCTCCACAGGGTCGCCGGCATCGATCAGATCGACGAAGTTGACCCCCTTGACGACGCGGCCGTCCTTCACGTCGAGGCAGGGGATTACCCGGGCTTTCAGCGTCATCGCATCTTCGCCTTTCTTGCTTCGCGGATGAGATTCAGGGCTTCCTTCGGATCGATCCGCCCGTCATAGAGCGCCCGGCCGGAGATCGCGCCTTCGAGCTTTTGCGCATCCGGTTCGGTCAGGCGGCGGATGTCGTCCATCGAGGCGAGGCCGCCCGAGGCGATGACCGGG
Encoded here:
- a CDS encoding alpha-ketoglutarate-dependent dioxygenase AlkB, whose product is MLVLPKGVRHIPGFLDRSRQEELVEAVRAVVAEAPLVAPAMPKTGKPMSVRMTNCGALGWVTDRDRGYRYQSVHPVTGKPWPPIPGMLQDIWNAVAASEKLPEACLVNFYSAEARMGLHQDRDERDLETAVVSISLGDSCLFRVGGRTRGGQTVSFKLESGDVVVLGGEGRLAFHGVDRIYPNTSTLLKSGGRLNLTLRRVNP
- the coaA gene encoding type I pantothenate kinase; its protein translation is MSIAAKDIEPADIPGNLQGGEFSPYHVFSAEEWSRFRADTPLTLTAGEVQRLRSLNDPVDLDEVRRIYLSLSRLLSAHVEASQILFRQRARFLSMSNETKTPFVIGVAGSVAVGKSTTARILAELLARWPSSPKVDLVTTDGFLYPNAVLQRENLMDRKGFPESYDIGALLRFLSAIKAGRPNVKAPTYSHLTYDVIPDQFQVIDRPDILIFEGINVLQSRDLPADGKIVPMVSDFFDFSIYIDAEESLIHSWYVNRFMRLRETAFQNPQSFFHRYATISEDAARAIAEGLWHNINLKNLHQNILPTRPRADLILQKGPNHLTQTVALRKL
- a CDS encoding phosphoribosyl-ATP diphosphatase, which translates into the protein MTEFTLSDLEKIVATRARAAPEESWTARLVAGGQTKAAKKLGEEAVETVIAAIGQDRKNLVDESADLLYHLMVVLNIAAVPLQDVMSELARRTSQSGLQEKANRQNP
- the hisF gene encoding imidazole glycerol phosphate synthase subunit HisF; translated protein: MTLKARVIPCLDVKDGRVVKGVNFVDLIDAGDPVEAARAYDAAGADELCFLDITASSDNRDTIFDVVARTAEQCFMPLTVGGGVRQVSDIRKLLLAGADKVSINTAAVKNPEFVAEAADKFGDQCIVVAIDAKKVSTPGEADRWEIFTHGGRQATGIDAIGFARKVVDLGAGEILLTSMDRDGTKSGYDISLTRAIADAVRAPVIASGGVGTLDHMVEGIRDGHATAVLAASIFHFGTYSIGEAKRHMAEHGIAMRLD